A genomic segment from Daphnia carinata strain CSIRO-1 chromosome 1, CSIRO_AGI_Dcar_HiC_V3, whole genome shotgun sequence encodes:
- the LOC130692457 gene encoding rho GTPase-activating protein 1-like, translating to MNRDNPSKPKSAIPAYLVGDAEDPYPSLSDIHDYEPNLEFDDSELQQPVNAEGDASGIEVEEFLETPVSDGTIEENFEEAFGLPSLIPEYPSLIPALGELSKEVVDDFLDVAQHRIVDVVGDDTYGRKVIVVSACRLPSNKVLDHNRLLSYLMHTLDNYVETDYTVVYFHHGLNSQNKPSFRWLLQAYRAFDRKYKKNLKALYLVHPTNFIRVIWQLFKPFISIKFGRKMMYVNYLSELGNHIHLNQVCIPPPVLTHDAMLVSKNANKSGQDSQVDSASSSQPLPTQQFGVSLQFIKNHNNGQVIPPIVCRCVEFLSQPDALETEGLFRRSASVTLVRDVQSRINRGETIDFQHDFPGDYHLAAVTLKTFLRELKEPLMTFDLFDDIINFQRLNKEERAQMVKTLILERLPEDNYILLKYLAQFLAKVQDRSDLNKMTSFNLAVVFGPNLVWSQNQQMSLAAIGPINALTEHILSHYAEIFIL from the exons ATGAATCGCGATAATCCCAGCAAACCGAAGTCTGCAATACCTG CATATTTAGTAGGAGATGCTGAAGATCCATATCCTAGCCTTTCAGATATACATGATTATGAGCCAAATTTGGAATTTGATGATTctgaacttcaacaaccagTAAATGCAGAAG GTGATGCCAGTGGAATAGAAGTAGAAGAATTTCTAGAAACACCTGTGTCTGATGGCACCattgaagaaaattttgaagagGCTTTTGGCTTGCCGTCTCTGATTCCAGAATATCCATCCCTAATTCCTGCTTTAGGTGAACTTTCAAAAGAAGTTGTAGATGATTTCCTTGATGTTGCTCAACATAGAATTGTGGATGTGGTGGGTGACGACACTTATGGACGTAAAGTTATTG TTGTTTCTGCATGCAGATTACCAAGTAACAAAGTGTTGGATCATAATAGATTATTGAG CTACCTGATGCACACTTTAGACAATTATGTTGAAACTGATTACACTGTTGTGTACTTCCATCATGGTCTCAACAGTCAGAACAAACCATCTTTTCGATGGCTTTTGCAGGCTTATCGAGCTTTCGATCgcaagtacaaaaaaaacttgaaagcGTTGTACCTCGTACATCCGACGAACTTCATTCGAGTCATTTGGCAATTGTTCAAGCCATTTATAAG CATAAAATTCGGGCGTAAAATGATGTACGTCAATTACCTCAGCGAACTGGGAAACCATATCCATCTAAATCAAGTTTGCATACCACCTCCTGTTCTGAC ACATGATGCTATGTTGGTGtcaaaaaatgcaaataaatcTGGACAGGATTCTCAAGTGGATTCCGCGTCCTCTAGCCAGCCTTTACCCACCCAACAATTTGGTGTGTCACTGCAATTTATCAAGAACCACAACAACGGACAGGTGATTCCGCCGATAGTTTGCCGATGTGTGGAATTTCTTAGCCAACCGGATG CTCTAGAAACGGAAGGGTTATTCCGCCGTTCAGCAAGTGTAACATTGGTTCGTGATGTCCAGTCCCGTATTAATCGGGGTGAAACCATTGACTTTCAGCATGACTTTCCTGGTGATTATCATCTAGCTGCAGTAACGTTAAAAACGTTTTTACGGGAACTAAAAGAACCCCTTATGACTTTTGACTTGTTCGATGATATCATCAATTTTCAGC GCTTAAACAAGGAGGAGCGTGCTCAAATGGTGAAAACGCTTATCTTGGAACGGTTGCCCGAAGATAATTACATATTGTTGAAATACCTCGCACAATTTCTTGCTAAA GTTCAAGACAGGAGCGACCTTAACAAAATGACATCTTTCAATCTTGCTGTGGTGTTTGGGCCCAATTTAGTCTGGTCTCAGAACCAGCAAATGTCTTTAGCGGCCATTGGTCCCATTAATGCCCTAACGGAGCACATATTGTCTCATTATGCAGAAATTTTCATCCTATAA
- the LOC130692455 gene encoding uncharacterized protein LOC130692455 isoform X1, which yields MLSPNKKYSLPNSTGCYSFSNHPYEDFLEEYHGFSDIPIKVLILSCGDLPFAVYYTSLCSNQRITNITVTDVSSITTARNVLFVKIISDITFDLNSDEDLQYLWNVWYNMKWSSKTKNRFLKDVTELYTGKLPHNLKVPVKSDMVLLQIIWGAWISSVSDMNPNSIQQICDQRYESIINHIQGIVSNKVPKLKSNVYKPTLTEVWDWMITVTKDHTDHKSTKNAKEIRTYFETGNCCESQDLKACINPTFLNPKTGRWALDSSVSPFETYFNLKQLTHHDFENDFLNSCKRGLYNQVENFQKWLSNGTLSLNIGDPLELCLRKTWTDLFNIVDCSKLPDHVGLANILNAARLALVDEPHAILLTRSSPWRDNTTGVRYDSVKEFIEESLCSSIKMIPSLYGLMLINHVHLGNPLPLRTSWRPSARLQWTHSLSFKNMHIECGGAINDFFETLQAKSFCNLESENKNACESSFTPLSYCYLVSSFTARVELVETNRECLEHPLLPPSLQLGWNTLQAWMKGERVLHMKIKLLHTNKEDGPLRLVLAPQSDATAQYIDSFELSCDGCNIEVSFMLLESHNLDLKTTAVYLTSGIARTVISSYCFLADASSTLFHFPPPFRAKENSTAFLTCLEFEEFYHVDLPGIAQDDIILSTDREPPSEAGHRVTLVAGAICQELTFPWPFKEAGVHTSCDEDDSRVRLILPKSMNEPHPFEWKDRRKWDISLLNPWNPETLLKDLNFHLSAQFDCCELKRQMLNEADNDTISPSSFLKGVREIIRTLFQSTILDGNLLYVIRSKNDPKLKNLWFIRVHLPILVSPSLAPILLLTANDHRLAQKLVDCGKLEQTTATEDFKRIFVEGVSSSEVCPIFVKSEEEESVLRYLLRVNATKVFTNAWPIKQIPVGETSPWLCTFVSPSYADQTGTDAEMEELVAATNKVSIQTQEEKNILFQERSLASSVCSRCKQTKENLKRCSRCRSVKYCSVDCQRSDWSSHKASCL from the exons atgttgTCTCCAAACAAAAAGTATTCTTTACCTAATTCTACTGGTTgctattcattttcaaaccaCCCCTATGAAGATTTTCTAGAAGAATATCATGGTTTTTCAGACATCCCCATCAAG GTTTTAATTTTGTCCTGTGGGGATTTACCTTTTGCTGTATATTATACCTCTCTCTGTTCCAATCAGAGAATTACCAACATCACTGTTACAGATGTATCTTCTATCACAACAGCAAGAAATGTCTTGTTTGTGAAAATTATTAGTGATATTACGTTTGATCTTAATAGTGATGAAGATCTCCAATACTTATGGAATGTTTGGTATAATATGAAGTGGTCATCGaaaactaaaaatagatttttgaaAGATGTAACAGAATTATACACAGGGAAGCTCCCACACAACTTGAAAGTTCCAGTAAAAAGTGATATGGTTTTGCTACAGATTATTTGGGGTGCCTGGATTTCATCAGTTTCAGATATGAATCCAAACTCTATACAACAAATTTGCGACCAAAG ATATGAATCAATTATCAACCACATCCAAGGGATTGTATCAAACAAAGTTCCAAAACTGAAAAGCAATGTTTACAAACCAACATTGACTGAAGTTTGGGATTGGATGATTACTGTGACCAAAGATCACACTGACcataaatcaacaaaaaatgccAAGGAAATTCGTACCTATTTTGAAACAGGGAATTGTTGCGAAAGCCAAGATCTGAAGGCCTGCATTAATCCAACATTTTTAAATCCAAAAACTGGTCGATGGGCACTGGATTCTTCCGTTTCTCCTTTTGAAACATATTTCAATCTCAAGCAGTTGACTCATCACGATTTTGAGAACGATTTTCTTAACTCATGCAAGAGAGGCTTATACAATCAAGTTGAAAACTTCCAAAAGTGGTTGTCGAACGGCACGTTGTCGTTAAATATTGGCGATCCCTTAGAACTTTGCCTTCGCAAGACGTGGACAGATCTATTTAACATTGTAGACTGTTCCAAACTGCCGGATCATGTTGGATTGGCAAACATTCTCAATGCTGCACGGCTCGCATTGGTCGACGAACCTCACGCAATTCTTTTAACTCGTTCATCCCCGTGGCGGGACAATACTACAGGTGTGCGCTACGATTCCGTCAAGGAGTTTATTGAAGAATCTCTCTGTTCTTCTATAAAAATGATACCAAGTTTGTATGGTTTGATGTTAATTAATCATGTTCATCTGGGTAACCCTTTACCACTTCGAACAAGCTGGCGCCCATCTGCCCGCCTTCAATGGACGCACAGCTTAAGCTTCAAAAACATGCACATTGAATGCGGTGGCGCCATTAACGATTTTTTTGAAACTCTTCAAGCAAAGAGTTTTTGCAATCTAGAGTCGGAGAACAAAAATGCATGTGAATCCTCATTTACTCCCCTTTCCTATTGTTATTTGGTAAGCTCCTTTACCGCACGAGTGGAACTTGTTGAAACCAATCGTGAATGTCTGGAACATCCGCTTCTTCCGCCATCACTGCAACTTGGGTGGAATACTCTTCAAGCCTGGATGAAGGGAGAAAGGGTCCTCCATATGAAAATTAAACTTTTACACACAAATAAAGAAGATGGGCCGTTACGGCTAGTATTGGCTCCTCAAAGTGACGCAACTGCGCAGTATATCGATAGCTTTGAACTGAGCTGCGATGGATGTAATATAGAAGTATCCTTTATGCTTTTGGAAAGTCACAATCTTGACCTAAAAACTACGGCTGTGTATCTTACAAGTGGCATAGCGCGAACAGTGATTTCGTCGTATTGTTTTCTGGCTGATGCTTCCTCTACACTCTTCCATTTTCCACCGCCATTCAGAGCCAAGGAAAATTCAACAGCTTTTCTAACATGCCTCGAGTTTGAAGAGTTTTATCATGTTGATTTACCAGGAATTGCACAGGACG ACATTATCTTGTCAACAGACAGGGAGCCACCGTCTGAAGCGGGGCATCGTGTGACACTTGTAGCTGGCGCGATTTGTCAGGAATTGACATTCCCATGGCCATTTAAAGAAGCTGGTGTTCACACTTCCTGCGATGAGGACGACAGCCGTGTTCGCCTAATCTTACCAAAGTCGATGAACGAGCCGCATCCCTTCGAGTGGAAGGATCGTAGAAAATGGGACATCAGCTTATTAAATCCATGGAATCCCGAAACTCTGTTGAAAGACCTTAACTTCCATCTTAGCGCTCAATTTGACTGTTGTGAGTTGAAGCGTCAGATGTTGAATGAGGCAGACAATGATACAATTAGCCCTAGCTCGTTTCTCAAAGGAGTAAGAGAAATAATTCGAACGCTTTTCCAGTCCACCATATTGGATGGTAATCTTCTATACGTTATACGATCTAag AACGACCCTAAACTGAAAAATCTGTGGTTCATCCGAGTGCATCTTCCAATACTTGTTTCCCCGTCATTGGCTCCAATATTACTGTTGACTGCCAATGACCATCGTTTGGCACAGAAGTTGGTTGATTGCGGGAAACTGGAGCAAACCACTGCTACAGAAGACTTTAAACGTATTTTTGTTGAAGGAGTGTCATCCTCCGAAGTATGTCCTATCTTCGTCAAAtcagaggaagaagaaagtgtTCTGCGCTATTTACTGCGCGTTAATGCTACCAAAGTATTCACAAATGCATGGCCCATCAAGCAGATACCTGTCGGGGAAACTAGTCCATGGCTTTGTACTTTTGTTTCTCCGAGCTATGCAGATCAAACAGGAACTGACGCTGAAATGGAGGAGTTAGTGGCTGCTACCAATAAGGTTTCCATCCAGACACAGgaggagaaaaatattttgtttcaagAGCGTTCGCTAGCATCGAGCGTATGTTCAAGATGTAAACAGACTAAGGAAAATCTCAAGCGTTGCTCACGATGCAGATCAGTAAAGTATTGCAGTGTCGATTGTCAACGGTCAGATTGGTCATCACACAAAGCGTCATGTCTCTAG
- the LOC130692455 gene encoding uncharacterized protein LOC130692455 isoform X2, with translation MKISNTYGMFELYTGKLPHNLKVPVKSDMVLLQIIWGAWISSVSDMNPNSIQQICDQRYESIINHIQGIVSNKVPKLKSNVYKPTLTEVWDWMITVTKDHTDHKSTKNAKEIRTYFETGNCCESQDLKACINPTFLNPKTGRWALDSSVSPFETYFNLKQLTHHDFENDFLNSCKRGLYNQVENFQKWLSNGTLSLNIGDPLELCLRKTWTDLFNIVDCSKLPDHVGLANILNAARLALVDEPHAILLTRSSPWRDNTTGVRYDSVKEFIEESLCSSIKMIPSLYGLMLINHVHLGNPLPLRTSWRPSARLQWTHSLSFKNMHIECGGAINDFFETLQAKSFCNLESENKNACESSFTPLSYCYLVSSFTARVELVETNRECLEHPLLPPSLQLGWNTLQAWMKGERVLHMKIKLLHTNKEDGPLRLVLAPQSDATAQYIDSFELSCDGCNIEVSFMLLESHNLDLKTTAVYLTSGIARTVISSYCFLADASSTLFHFPPPFRAKENSTAFLTCLEFEEFYHVDLPGIAQDDIILSTDREPPSEAGHRVTLVAGAICQELTFPWPFKEAGVHTSCDEDDSRVRLILPKSMNEPHPFEWKDRRKWDISLLNPWNPETLLKDLNFHLSAQFDCCELKRQMLNEADNDTISPSSFLKGVREIIRTLFQSTILDGNLLYVIRSKNDPKLKNLWFIRVHLPILVSPSLAPILLLTANDHRLAQKLVDCGKLEQTTATEDFKRIFVEGVSSSEVCPIFVKSEEEESVLRYLLRVNATKVFTNAWPIKQIPVGETSPWLCTFVSPSYADQTGTDAEMEELVAATNKVSIQTQEEKNILFQERSLASSVCSRCKQTKENLKRCSRCRSVKYCSVDCQRSDWSSHKASCL, from the exons ATGAAGATCTCCAATACTTATGGAATGTTTG AATTATACACAGGGAAGCTCCCACACAACTTGAAAGTTCCAGTAAAAAGTGATATGGTTTTGCTACAGATTATTTGGGGTGCCTGGATTTCATCAGTTTCAGATATGAATCCAAACTCTATACAACAAATTTGCGACCAAAG ATATGAATCAATTATCAACCACATCCAAGGGATTGTATCAAACAAAGTTCCAAAACTGAAAAGCAATGTTTACAAACCAACATTGACTGAAGTTTGGGATTGGATGATTACTGTGACCAAAGATCACACTGACcataaatcaacaaaaaatgccAAGGAAATTCGTACCTATTTTGAAACAGGGAATTGTTGCGAAAGCCAAGATCTGAAGGCCTGCATTAATCCAACATTTTTAAATCCAAAAACTGGTCGATGGGCACTGGATTCTTCCGTTTCTCCTTTTGAAACATATTTCAATCTCAAGCAGTTGACTCATCACGATTTTGAGAACGATTTTCTTAACTCATGCAAGAGAGGCTTATACAATCAAGTTGAAAACTTCCAAAAGTGGTTGTCGAACGGCACGTTGTCGTTAAATATTGGCGATCCCTTAGAACTTTGCCTTCGCAAGACGTGGACAGATCTATTTAACATTGTAGACTGTTCCAAACTGCCGGATCATGTTGGATTGGCAAACATTCTCAATGCTGCACGGCTCGCATTGGTCGACGAACCTCACGCAATTCTTTTAACTCGTTCATCCCCGTGGCGGGACAATACTACAGGTGTGCGCTACGATTCCGTCAAGGAGTTTATTGAAGAATCTCTCTGTTCTTCTATAAAAATGATACCAAGTTTGTATGGTTTGATGTTAATTAATCATGTTCATCTGGGTAACCCTTTACCACTTCGAACAAGCTGGCGCCCATCTGCCCGCCTTCAATGGACGCACAGCTTAAGCTTCAAAAACATGCACATTGAATGCGGTGGCGCCATTAACGATTTTTTTGAAACTCTTCAAGCAAAGAGTTTTTGCAATCTAGAGTCGGAGAACAAAAATGCATGTGAATCCTCATTTACTCCCCTTTCCTATTGTTATTTGGTAAGCTCCTTTACCGCACGAGTGGAACTTGTTGAAACCAATCGTGAATGTCTGGAACATCCGCTTCTTCCGCCATCACTGCAACTTGGGTGGAATACTCTTCAAGCCTGGATGAAGGGAGAAAGGGTCCTCCATATGAAAATTAAACTTTTACACACAAATAAAGAAGATGGGCCGTTACGGCTAGTATTGGCTCCTCAAAGTGACGCAACTGCGCAGTATATCGATAGCTTTGAACTGAGCTGCGATGGATGTAATATAGAAGTATCCTTTATGCTTTTGGAAAGTCACAATCTTGACCTAAAAACTACGGCTGTGTATCTTACAAGTGGCATAGCGCGAACAGTGATTTCGTCGTATTGTTTTCTGGCTGATGCTTCCTCTACACTCTTCCATTTTCCACCGCCATTCAGAGCCAAGGAAAATTCAACAGCTTTTCTAACATGCCTCGAGTTTGAAGAGTTTTATCATGTTGATTTACCAGGAATTGCACAGGACG ACATTATCTTGTCAACAGACAGGGAGCCACCGTCTGAAGCGGGGCATCGTGTGACACTTGTAGCTGGCGCGATTTGTCAGGAATTGACATTCCCATGGCCATTTAAAGAAGCTGGTGTTCACACTTCCTGCGATGAGGACGACAGCCGTGTTCGCCTAATCTTACCAAAGTCGATGAACGAGCCGCATCCCTTCGAGTGGAAGGATCGTAGAAAATGGGACATCAGCTTATTAAATCCATGGAATCCCGAAACTCTGTTGAAAGACCTTAACTTCCATCTTAGCGCTCAATTTGACTGTTGTGAGTTGAAGCGTCAGATGTTGAATGAGGCAGACAATGATACAATTAGCCCTAGCTCGTTTCTCAAAGGAGTAAGAGAAATAATTCGAACGCTTTTCCAGTCCACCATATTGGATGGTAATCTTCTATACGTTATACGATCTAag AACGACCCTAAACTGAAAAATCTGTGGTTCATCCGAGTGCATCTTCCAATACTTGTTTCCCCGTCATTGGCTCCAATATTACTGTTGACTGCCAATGACCATCGTTTGGCACAGAAGTTGGTTGATTGCGGGAAACTGGAGCAAACCACTGCTACAGAAGACTTTAAACGTATTTTTGTTGAAGGAGTGTCATCCTCCGAAGTATGTCCTATCTTCGTCAAAtcagaggaagaagaaagtgtTCTGCGCTATTTACTGCGCGTTAATGCTACCAAAGTATTCACAAATGCATGGCCCATCAAGCAGATACCTGTCGGGGAAACTAGTCCATGGCTTTGTACTTTTGTTTCTCCGAGCTATGCAGATCAAACAGGAACTGACGCTGAAATGGAGGAGTTAGTGGCTGCTACCAATAAGGTTTCCATCCAGACACAGgaggagaaaaatattttgtttcaagAGCGTTCGCTAGCATCGAGCGTATGTTCAAGATGTAAACAGACTAAGGAAAATCTCAAGCGTTGCTCACGATGCAGATCAGTAAAGTATTGCAGTGTCGATTGTCAACGGTCAGATTGGTCATCACACAAAGCGTCATGTCTCTAG
- the LOC130692455 gene encoding uncharacterized protein LOC130692455 isoform X3, which produces MKISNTYGMFGKLPHNLKVPVKSDMVLLQIIWGAWISSVSDMNPNSIQQICDQRYESIINHIQGIVSNKVPKLKSNVYKPTLTEVWDWMITVTKDHTDHKSTKNAKEIRTYFETGNCCESQDLKACINPTFLNPKTGRWALDSSVSPFETYFNLKQLTHHDFENDFLNSCKRGLYNQVENFQKWLSNGTLSLNIGDPLELCLRKTWTDLFNIVDCSKLPDHVGLANILNAARLALVDEPHAILLTRSSPWRDNTTGVRYDSVKEFIEESLCSSIKMIPSLYGLMLINHVHLGNPLPLRTSWRPSARLQWTHSLSFKNMHIECGGAINDFFETLQAKSFCNLESENKNACESSFTPLSYCYLVSSFTARVELVETNRECLEHPLLPPSLQLGWNTLQAWMKGERVLHMKIKLLHTNKEDGPLRLVLAPQSDATAQYIDSFELSCDGCNIEVSFMLLESHNLDLKTTAVYLTSGIARTVISSYCFLADASSTLFHFPPPFRAKENSTAFLTCLEFEEFYHVDLPGIAQDDIILSTDREPPSEAGHRVTLVAGAICQELTFPWPFKEAGVHTSCDEDDSRVRLILPKSMNEPHPFEWKDRRKWDISLLNPWNPETLLKDLNFHLSAQFDCCELKRQMLNEADNDTISPSSFLKGVREIIRTLFQSTILDGNLLYVIRSKNDPKLKNLWFIRVHLPILVSPSLAPILLLTANDHRLAQKLVDCGKLEQTTATEDFKRIFVEGVSSSEVCPIFVKSEEEESVLRYLLRVNATKVFTNAWPIKQIPVGETSPWLCTFVSPSYADQTGTDAEMEELVAATNKVSIQTQEEKNILFQERSLASSVCSRCKQTKENLKRCSRCRSVKYCSVDCQRSDWSSHKASCL; this is translated from the exons ATGAAGATCTCCAATACTTATGGAATGTTTG GGAAGCTCCCACACAACTTGAAAGTTCCAGTAAAAAGTGATATGGTTTTGCTACAGATTATTTGGGGTGCCTGGATTTCATCAGTTTCAGATATGAATCCAAACTCTATACAACAAATTTGCGACCAAAG ATATGAATCAATTATCAACCACATCCAAGGGATTGTATCAAACAAAGTTCCAAAACTGAAAAGCAATGTTTACAAACCAACATTGACTGAAGTTTGGGATTGGATGATTACTGTGACCAAAGATCACACTGACcataaatcaacaaaaaatgccAAGGAAATTCGTACCTATTTTGAAACAGGGAATTGTTGCGAAAGCCAAGATCTGAAGGCCTGCATTAATCCAACATTTTTAAATCCAAAAACTGGTCGATGGGCACTGGATTCTTCCGTTTCTCCTTTTGAAACATATTTCAATCTCAAGCAGTTGACTCATCACGATTTTGAGAACGATTTTCTTAACTCATGCAAGAGAGGCTTATACAATCAAGTTGAAAACTTCCAAAAGTGGTTGTCGAACGGCACGTTGTCGTTAAATATTGGCGATCCCTTAGAACTTTGCCTTCGCAAGACGTGGACAGATCTATTTAACATTGTAGACTGTTCCAAACTGCCGGATCATGTTGGATTGGCAAACATTCTCAATGCTGCACGGCTCGCATTGGTCGACGAACCTCACGCAATTCTTTTAACTCGTTCATCCCCGTGGCGGGACAATACTACAGGTGTGCGCTACGATTCCGTCAAGGAGTTTATTGAAGAATCTCTCTGTTCTTCTATAAAAATGATACCAAGTTTGTATGGTTTGATGTTAATTAATCATGTTCATCTGGGTAACCCTTTACCACTTCGAACAAGCTGGCGCCCATCTGCCCGCCTTCAATGGACGCACAGCTTAAGCTTCAAAAACATGCACATTGAATGCGGTGGCGCCATTAACGATTTTTTTGAAACTCTTCAAGCAAAGAGTTTTTGCAATCTAGAGTCGGAGAACAAAAATGCATGTGAATCCTCATTTACTCCCCTTTCCTATTGTTATTTGGTAAGCTCCTTTACCGCACGAGTGGAACTTGTTGAAACCAATCGTGAATGTCTGGAACATCCGCTTCTTCCGCCATCACTGCAACTTGGGTGGAATACTCTTCAAGCCTGGATGAAGGGAGAAAGGGTCCTCCATATGAAAATTAAACTTTTACACACAAATAAAGAAGATGGGCCGTTACGGCTAGTATTGGCTCCTCAAAGTGACGCAACTGCGCAGTATATCGATAGCTTTGAACTGAGCTGCGATGGATGTAATATAGAAGTATCCTTTATGCTTTTGGAAAGTCACAATCTTGACCTAAAAACTACGGCTGTGTATCTTACAAGTGGCATAGCGCGAACAGTGATTTCGTCGTATTGTTTTCTGGCTGATGCTTCCTCTACACTCTTCCATTTTCCACCGCCATTCAGAGCCAAGGAAAATTCAACAGCTTTTCTAACATGCCTCGAGTTTGAAGAGTTTTATCATGTTGATTTACCAGGAATTGCACAGGACG ACATTATCTTGTCAACAGACAGGGAGCCACCGTCTGAAGCGGGGCATCGTGTGACACTTGTAGCTGGCGCGATTTGTCAGGAATTGACATTCCCATGGCCATTTAAAGAAGCTGGTGTTCACACTTCCTGCGATGAGGACGACAGCCGTGTTCGCCTAATCTTACCAAAGTCGATGAACGAGCCGCATCCCTTCGAGTGGAAGGATCGTAGAAAATGGGACATCAGCTTATTAAATCCATGGAATCCCGAAACTCTGTTGAAAGACCTTAACTTCCATCTTAGCGCTCAATTTGACTGTTGTGAGTTGAAGCGTCAGATGTTGAATGAGGCAGACAATGATACAATTAGCCCTAGCTCGTTTCTCAAAGGAGTAAGAGAAATAATTCGAACGCTTTTCCAGTCCACCATATTGGATGGTAATCTTCTATACGTTATACGATCTAag AACGACCCTAAACTGAAAAATCTGTGGTTCATCCGAGTGCATCTTCCAATACTTGTTTCCCCGTCATTGGCTCCAATATTACTGTTGACTGCCAATGACCATCGTTTGGCACAGAAGTTGGTTGATTGCGGGAAACTGGAGCAAACCACTGCTACAGAAGACTTTAAACGTATTTTTGTTGAAGGAGTGTCATCCTCCGAAGTATGTCCTATCTTCGTCAAAtcagaggaagaagaaagtgtTCTGCGCTATTTACTGCGCGTTAATGCTACCAAAGTATTCACAAATGCATGGCCCATCAAGCAGATACCTGTCGGGGAAACTAGTCCATGGCTTTGTACTTTTGTTTCTCCGAGCTATGCAGATCAAACAGGAACTGACGCTGAAATGGAGGAGTTAGTGGCTGCTACCAATAAGGTTTCCATCCAGACACAGgaggagaaaaatattttgtttcaagAGCGTTCGCTAGCATCGAGCGTATGTTCAAGATGTAAACAGACTAAGGAAAATCTCAAGCGTTGCTCACGATGCAGATCAGTAAAGTATTGCAGTGTCGATTGTCAACGGTCAGATTGGTCATCACACAAAGCGTCATGTCTCTAG